One Sphingopyxis macrogoltabida genomic region harbors:
- a CDS encoding efflux RND transporter periplasmic adaptor subunit: MMLSLGACAGKDDEGGRGRGAPEVGYVTAVVQAVPVTTQLGGRTVAFETSEVRPQVNGLIRRRLFAEGSFVRAGQPLYQIDASLYQAAADQAAANLASARASAQAADEKAKRFEPLAKMQAVAEQDYTDALAQARVARATVAQNAAALETARINLRYTTLSAPISGRIGRSLATPGALVSASQSEPLAMIQRTDPIYVDMQQSSAELIRLRQALASGGTQPGSTTVRLKLEDGSDYGFAGTVQFSEIAVSEATGTVTLRARFPNPKGLLLPGMFVTALFDQSVNPAAMLVPQAAVQRDFDGSAFVYLVGKDNKAVRRKVTAERTVGANWVVTAGLKSGEKIITQGIGNLKAGAPIKPVPASTPQRVGAPAAKGAAAKGN, encoded by the coding sequence CTGTCGCTGGGCGCTTGCGCCGGCAAGGACGACGAGGGCGGACGCGGGCGCGGCGCCCCCGAGGTCGGCTATGTCACGGCTGTGGTGCAGGCGGTTCCGGTCACCACCCAACTCGGCGGCCGCACCGTCGCGTTCGAGACCAGCGAGGTGCGTCCGCAGGTGAACGGCCTGATCCGCCGCCGCCTGTTCGCCGAAGGCAGCTTCGTGCGCGCCGGGCAGCCGCTCTACCAGATCGACGCCAGCCTGTATCAGGCGGCGGCGGATCAGGCGGCGGCGAATCTGGCGAGTGCGCGGGCAAGCGCGCAGGCCGCTGACGAAAAGGCAAAGCGCTTCGAGCCGCTCGCGAAGATGCAGGCGGTTGCCGAGCAGGATTATACCGACGCGCTGGCGCAGGCGCGCGTCGCGCGCGCGACGGTGGCGCAAAATGCCGCGGCGCTCGAAACCGCGCGGATCAACCTGCGCTACACGACGCTGTCCGCGCCGATCAGCGGGCGGATCGGGCGCAGCCTTGCCACCCCCGGCGCGCTCGTCAGCGCGAGCCAGTCGGAACCGCTGGCGATGATCCAGCGGACCGATCCCATCTATGTCGACATGCAGCAGTCGAGCGCCGAACTCATACGGCTGCGCCAGGCGCTGGCGAGCGGCGGCACCCAGCCCGGCAGCACGACGGTGCGGCTGAAGCTGGAGGACGGCAGCGATTACGGGTTCGCCGGGACGGTCCAGTTTTCGGAGATCGCGGTCAGCGAAGCGACGGGCACGGTGACGCTGCGCGCGCGCTTCCCCAATCCCAAGGGGCTGCTGCTGCCCGGCATGTTCGTCACCGCGCTGTTCGACCAGTCGGTCAACCCCGCCGCGATGCTGGTGCCGCAGGCCGCGGTGCAGCGCGATTTTGACGGATCGGCGTTCGTCTACCTCGTAGGCAAGGACAATAAGGCGGTGCGGCGCAAGGTCACCGCCGAGCGTACGGTCGGCGCCAACTGGGTCGTCACCGCGGGGCTGAAGTCCGGCGAAAAAATCATCACGCAGGGGATCGGCAATCTCAAGGCCGGAGCGCCGATCAAGCCGGTTCCGGCGAGCACGCCGCAGCGGGTCGGGGCGCCCGCGGCCAAGGGCGCGGCAGCGAAAGGAAATTAA